In Burkholderia gladioli, a genomic segment contains:
- the rpmF gene encoding 50S ribosomal protein L32, with product MAVQQNKKSPSKRGMHRSHDFLTTTPLAVEPSTGEVHMRHHISPNGYYRGKKVVKTKND from the coding sequence ATGGCAGTTCAGCAAAACAAGAAGTCGCCGTCCAAGCGCGGCATGCACCGTTCGCACGATTTCCTGACGACCACCCCGCTGGCCGTCGAGCCGAGCACGGGTGAAGTGCATATGCGTCACCACATCAGCCCGAACGGCTACTATCGCGGCAAGAAAGTCGTCAAGACGAAGAACGACTAA
- the plsX gene encoding phosphate acyltransferase PlsX, whose protein sequence is MTVKLTIDCMGGDHGPSVTVPAAVKFVRAHPDAHLMLVGIDTAIRAQLKKLKALDDPSLSIVPATEVVAMDDSVEVALRRKKDSSMRVALNHVKDGEAQACVSAGNTGALMAVSRYVLKTLPGIERPAIAFALPNPTGYTMMLDLGANVDCEPQHLLQFAEMGHALVAALEGKDRPTIGLLNIGEEMIKGNDTIKRAGELLRASTLNFRGNVEGDDIYKGTVDVIVCDGFVGNVALKTSEGLAQMLANIIKEEFSRSLMSKLMAVLALPVLLRFKRRVDHRQYNGAALLGLRSLVIKSHGSADAYAFEWAIKRGYDAVKNGVLERLSRAMAENAMPLGESGHDAGGAGQAGPSAGQQAEPSAALSSKA, encoded by the coding sequence ATGACAGTAAAGCTCACGATCGATTGCATGGGAGGCGACCACGGCCCGTCCGTGACCGTTCCCGCGGCAGTCAAGTTTGTGCGTGCGCATCCCGATGCGCACCTGATGCTGGTCGGCATCGATACCGCGATCCGCGCCCAGCTCAAGAAACTCAAGGCGCTCGACGATCCCTCGCTGTCGATTGTTCCGGCCACGGAAGTCGTCGCGATGGACGATTCCGTCGAGGTCGCGCTGCGCCGGAAGAAAGATTCCTCGATGCGCGTCGCGCTGAACCACGTCAAGGACGGCGAGGCGCAGGCCTGCGTCTCGGCCGGCAACACCGGCGCCCTGATGGCCGTGTCGCGCTACGTGCTCAAGACGCTGCCCGGCATCGAGCGGCCGGCGATCGCGTTCGCGCTGCCGAATCCGACCGGCTACACGATGATGCTCGACCTCGGCGCCAACGTCGATTGCGAGCCTCAGCATCTGCTGCAGTTCGCCGAAATGGGGCATGCGCTGGTCGCGGCCCTGGAGGGCAAGGATCGTCCGACGATCGGCCTGCTCAACATCGGCGAGGAGATGATCAAGGGCAACGACACGATCAAGCGCGCCGGCGAACTGCTGCGCGCCAGCACGCTGAACTTCCGCGGTAACGTCGAAGGCGACGACATCTACAAGGGTACGGTGGACGTGATCGTCTGCGACGGCTTTGTCGGCAATGTCGCGCTCAAGACCTCGGAAGGCCTGGCGCAGATGCTCGCCAACATCATCAAGGAAGAGTTCAGCCGCTCGCTGATGAGCAAGCTGATGGCCGTGCTCGCGCTGCCGGTGCTGCTGCGCTTCAAGCGCCGCGTCGATCACCGCCAGTACAACGGCGCGGCCTTGCTGGGCCTGCGCAGCCTGGTGATCAAGAGCCACGGTTCGGCCGATGCCTACGCGTTTGAGTGGGCCATCAAACGCGGGTATGATGCGGTCAAAAATGGCGTGCTGGAGCGCCTTTCCCGGGCCATGGCGGAAAACGCGATGCCGCTTGGCGAAAGCGGTCACGACGCGGGCGGTGCCGGTCAGGCAGGTCCGTCTGCAGGCCAGCAGGCCGAGCCTTCCGCCGCTTTATCCTCTAAAGCTTAA
- a CDS encoding beta-ketoacyl-ACP synthase III, whose product MAQSTLYSRVLGTGSYLPPNRVTNQALAERLAKDGIETSDEWIVARTGIHARHFADPDVTTSDLALIAAQRAIEAADIDPQSIDLIIVATSTPDFVFPSTACLLQNKLGIRNGGAAFDVQAVCSGFAYAIATADSFIRSGQHRNALVIGAETFSRILDFKDRTTCVLFGDGAGAVVLSASEEPGILGSALHADGSYSHILCTPGNVNGGVIAGSAFLHMDGQAVFKLAVNVLEKVAVEALEKAGLTADQVDWLIPHQANIRIMTSTCRKLGLPQERMVVTVGEHGNTSAASIPLALDVAVRDGRIQRGQTVLIEGVGGGFTWGASVFRF is encoded by the coding sequence ATGGCCCAATCGACTCTCTATTCCCGCGTGCTCGGCACGGGCAGCTACCTGCCGCCCAACCGAGTCACGAACCAGGCGCTCGCCGAGCGTCTCGCGAAGGACGGCATCGAAACCAGCGACGAATGGATCGTGGCGCGCACCGGCATCCATGCGCGCCATTTCGCCGATCCCGACGTGACCACCAGCGATCTCGCGCTGATCGCCGCGCAGCGCGCCATCGAGGCGGCCGACATCGATCCGCAGTCGATCGATCTGATCATTGTCGCCACGTCCACCCCTGATTTCGTTTTTCCCAGCACTGCCTGCCTGCTGCAGAATAAGCTCGGCATCCGCAACGGCGGTGCCGCGTTCGACGTGCAGGCGGTCTGCTCGGGCTTCGCCTACGCGATCGCCACGGCCGACAGCTTCATCCGCAGTGGCCAGCATCGCAACGCGCTGGTGATCGGGGCGGAAACCTTCTCGCGCATCCTCGATTTCAAGGATCGGACCACTTGCGTGCTGTTCGGCGACGGTGCCGGCGCGGTGGTGCTGTCGGCCTCCGAGGAGCCCGGCATCCTGGGCAGCGCGCTGCATGCCGACGGCAGCTACTCGCACATCCTCTGCACGCCCGGCAACGTCAACGGCGGCGTGATCGCGGGCAGCGCCTTCCTGCACATGGACGGCCAGGCGGTGTTCAAGCTCGCCGTGAACGTGCTGGAGAAGGTCGCTGTCGAGGCGCTGGAGAAGGCCGGCCTCACGGCCGACCAGGTCGATTGGCTGATTCCGCACCAGGCCAATATCCGTATCATGACCAGCACCTGCCGCAAGCTCGGGCTGCCGCAGGAGCGCATGGTCGTCACCGTCGGCGAGCACGGCAACACCTCGGCCGCCTCGATCCCGCTCGCGCTCGACGTGGCGGTGCGCGACGGCCGCATCCAGCGCGGCCAGACCGTGCTGATCGAAGGCGTCGGCGGCGGCTTCACGTGGGGCGCTTCGGTATTCCGCTTCTGA